The genomic DNA GCTCTACGGGAAAATCGACGGGTACTGTAAGGGGAAGGGTGGCTCGCTCCACATTGCGGATCTCACCGCGGGGAATCTCGGGGCCAACGGTATTGTCGGTGGAGGAATTCCGATTGCCGTTGGGTCAGGTCTCACGGCAAAGTACAAGAATACCGGAAAAGTCACGGTGTGCTTTTTCGGAGACGGAGCGGCAAACACCGGAGCCTTCCACGAGGCTTTGAACCTTGCAGCAGTGTGGAAGCTCCCGGTGGTTTTCGTCTGCGAGAACAACCTCTACGCCATGTCCATGCCGGTGAAGGAGGCCTTTCCCATTCAGGACATCGCCGAGCGTGCTCAGGCGTACGGGATGCCTGGGGTGGTGGTGGACGGCATGGATGTACTCGCGGTGAAAGAGGCGGTTGAAGAGGCGGCCGAACGGGCCCGCCGGGGTGAAGGACCAACGCTCATCGAGTGCAAGACGTACCGGTACTTGGGGCATTCCAAAAACGACCCTCGAGCGTACCGGACTCGGGAAGAGGAGCAGGAGTGGAAAGCTCGGGACCCCATCAAGCGCTACAGGCAGTGGCTCCTTGAACAGGGTGTGGCTACTGAAGAGGAGCTTGAGAAAATTCACGAAGAGGTCGAAAAAGAAATTGAAGAAGCCATCGCCTTTGCCGAGCAAAGCCCCTATCCACCTCTTGAGGAAATCACAAAGGACGTTTACGTTGAGGAGGACTTTGCCGAAATCGAGCGAAGGAAGGGCACAAAGGTTGTTCGGAGCATCTCTGAGTTCGACCCAGGGAAAATGCGGGTCATCACCTATCGGGATGCGCTCAACGAAGCTCTGCGGGAGGAGATGCGCCGGGATGAGAACGTTGTCCTCATCGGCGAGGATATTGGGCTTTACGGAGGAGCCTACGGTGTCACCCGGGGTCTGTGGCAGGAGTTTGGGGGTGAGCGGGTTCGGAATACCCCGATTTCCGAGGCGGCGATTGTGGGCTGCTGCGTTGGGGCAGCGATGACCGGACTTCGCCCGGTGGGAGAAATCATGTACGTTGATTTCATGACCCTCTGCATGGACCAGCTCGTGAACCAGGGGGCGAAAATCCGGTACATGTTCGGAGGAAAGGCCCGGGTCCCCATGGTCATCCGGACTGAAGGAGGATGCGGCCGTTCTTCCGGAGCCCAGCACGCCCAAAGCCTTGAGGCCTGGTTCATCCATGTTCCGGGACTCAAGGTGGTCATGCCGGCAACACCTTTCGACGCTAAAGGCCTCCTGAAGGCGGCCATCCGTGAGGACAATCCCATTCTCTTCATCGAGCACAAGATGCTCTACAACACGAAAGGTCCGGTACCGGAAGAGGAGTACATCATCCCCATCGGAGTCGCCGA from Candidatus Caldatribacterium sp. includes the following:
- the pdhA gene encoding pyruvate dehydrogenase (acetyl-transferring) E1 component subunit alpha, which gives rise to MEPKERLLGMYRDMLRIRRFEETVSDLFSQDKIRGTTHLYIGEEAVAVGACYAIRPDDYITSTHRGHGHCIAKGARLDRMMAELYGKIDGYCKGKGGSLHIADLTAGNLGANGIVGGGIPIAVGSGLTAKYKNTGKVTVCFFGDGAANTGAFHEALNLAAVWKLPVVFVCENNLYAMSMPVKEAFPIQDIAERAQAYGMPGVVVDGMDVLAVKEAVEEAAERARRGEGPTLIECKTYRYLGHSKNDPRAYRTREEEQEWKARDPIKRYRQWLLEQGVATEEELEKIHEEVEKEIEEAIAFAEQSPYPPLEEITKDVYVEEDFAEIERRKGTKVVRSISEFDPGKMRVITYRDALNEALREEMRRDENVVLIGEDIGLYGGAYGVTRGLWQEFGGERVRNTPISEAAIVGCCVGAAMTGLRPVGEIMYVDFMTLCMDQLVNQGAKIRYMFGGKARVPMVIRTEGGCGRSSGAQHAQSLEAWFIHVPGLKVVMPATPFDAKGLLKAAIREDNPILFIEHKMLYNTKGPVPEEEYIIPIGVADVKREGRDVTIVAYSRMLLVALEAAEILSKEGIEAEVVDPRTLLPLDIETICRSVRKTNRVIIVYEGCKTGGAGAEIAAQIMEHTFDYLDAPIVRLGAADAPVPCSRYLEDNSIPRVEDVVQAARALCGR